The Cloeon dipterum chromosome 3, ieCloDipt1.1, whole genome shotgun sequence genome includes a region encoding these proteins:
- the SCaMC gene encoding mitochondrial adenyl nucleotide antiporter SLC25A23 isoform X3, translated as MEKQDMVLCGRIHHHMDPCVVCQNLKNQLDLLYQMAQVYLDFGEDMNVPDDFTQKEMLTGMWWRHLVAGGVAGMVSRTFTAPLDRLKVFLQVHGTKQTKLVSCLRNMLAEGGVWSLWRGNGINVLKIAPESALKFMAYEQAKRVLRGSSSRDLSIYERFVAGSFAGGFSQTIIYPLEVLKTRLALRKTGQYSSIADAAKKIYAKEGLRSFYRGYVPNLLGIIPYAGIDLAVYETLKNYYQRQNESEGNPGVLLLLACGTTSSTCGQIASYPLALVRTRLQAQTMVATSAGVAPAHLTMMGTIRGIIQRDGLTGLYRGIGPNFLKVAPAVSISYVVYERCRVALGVNMT; from the exons ATGGAGAAGCAAGACATGGTGCTTTGTGGCAGGATCCACCACCACATGGACCCCTGCGTGGTCTGCCAAAACCTGAAAAACCAACTCGACCTTCTGTACCAAATGGCCCAAGTG TATCTGGACTTCGGCGAGGACATGAACGTGCCGGACGATTTCACGCAGAAAGAAATGCTGACCGGCATGTGGTGGAGACACTTGGTGGCCGGCGGAGTCGCCGGCATGGTTTCGCGCACCTTCACAGCGCCGCTCGACCGACTCAAGGTGTTTCTGCAG GTCCACGGAACTAAACAAACTAAACTGGTCAGCTGCTTGCGCAACATGTTGGCCGAGGGCGGCGTGTGGAGCCTGTGGCGAGGGAACGGCATCAACGTGCTCAAGATCGCGCCAGAGTCGGCCCTCAAGTTCATGGCCTATGAACAGGCGAAAAGGGTGCTGCGGGGCTCTTCCTCCAGGGACCTCTCCATCTATGAACGCTTTGTGGCTGGCTCCTTTGCTGGAGGCTTCAGTCAAACTATTATTTACCCTTTGGAG GTGCTGAAAACAAGACTTGCGTTGAGGAAGACTGGTCAGTATAGTAGTATTGCCGACGCAGCAAAGAAGATTTACGCCAAAGAGGGATTGAGAAGTTTTTATAGAGGCTACGTACCTAATCTGCTGGGCATTATTCCTTACGCGGGCATCGATCTTGCCGTGTACGAG ACTCTTAAAAACTATTACCAGCGGCAGAACGAATCGGAAGGGAACCCAGGAGTGCTGCTTTTGCTAGCCTGTGGCACCACCAGCTCCACGTGTGGCCAAATAGCGTCCTACCCACTAGCATTAGTCAGAACAAGGCTACAAGCACAGA CGATGGTAGCTACAAGTGCGGGCGTGGCTCCGGCGCATCTCACCATGATGGGCACCATCCGCGGCATCATCCAGCGGGACGGGCTGACCGGCCTGTATCGCGGCATCGGACCCAACTTCCTCAAAGTGGCGCCGGCCGTCAGCATCAGCTACGTCGTCTATGAGAGGTGTCGTGTAGCACTGGGAGTAAACATGACGTGA
- the SCaMC gene encoding mitochondrial adenyl nucleotide antiporter SLC25A23 isoform X4, translated as MAVQEVHVQYLDFGEDMNVPDDFTQKEMLTGMWWRHLVAGGVAGMVSRTFTAPLDRLKVFLQVHGTKQTKLVSCLRNMLAEGGVWSLWRGNGINVLKIAPESALKFMAYEQAKRVLRGSSSRDLSIYERFVAGSFAGGFSQTIIYPLEVLKTRLALRKTGQYSSIADAAKKIYAKEGLRSFYRGYVPNLLGIIPYAGIDLAVYETLKNYYQRQNESEGNPGVLLLLACGTTSSTCGQIASYPLALVRTRLQAQTMVATSAGVAPAHLTMMGTIRGIIQRDGLTGLYRGIGPNFLKVAPAVSISYVVYERCRVALGVNMT; from the exons TATCTGGACTTCGGCGAGGACATGAACGTGCCGGACGATTTCACGCAGAAAGAAATGCTGACCGGCATGTGGTGGAGACACTTGGTGGCCGGCGGAGTCGCCGGCATGGTTTCGCGCACCTTCACAGCGCCGCTCGACCGACTCAAGGTGTTTCTGCAG GTCCACGGAACTAAACAAACTAAACTGGTCAGCTGCTTGCGCAACATGTTGGCCGAGGGCGGCGTGTGGAGCCTGTGGCGAGGGAACGGCATCAACGTGCTCAAGATCGCGCCAGAGTCGGCCCTCAAGTTCATGGCCTATGAACAGGCGAAAAGGGTGCTGCGGGGCTCTTCCTCCAGGGACCTCTCCATCTATGAACGCTTTGTGGCTGGCTCCTTTGCTGGAGGCTTCAGTCAAACTATTATTTACCCTTTGGAG GTGCTGAAAACAAGACTTGCGTTGAGGAAGACTGGTCAGTATAGTAGTATTGCCGACGCAGCAAAGAAGATTTACGCCAAAGAGGGATTGAGAAGTTTTTATAGAGGCTACGTACCTAATCTGCTGGGCATTATTCCTTACGCGGGCATCGATCTTGCCGTGTACGAG ACTCTTAAAAACTATTACCAGCGGCAGAACGAATCGGAAGGGAACCCAGGAGTGCTGCTTTTGCTAGCCTGTGGCACCACCAGCTCCACGTGTGGCCAAATAGCGTCCTACCCACTAGCATTAGTCAGAACAAGGCTACAAGCACAGA CGATGGTAGCTACAAGTGCGGGCGTGGCTCCGGCGCATCTCACCATGATGGGCACCATCCGCGGCATCATCCAGCGGGACGGGCTGACCGGCCTGTATCGCGGCATCGGACCCAACTTCCTCAAAGTGGCGCCGGCCGTCAGCATCAGCTACGTCGTCTATGAGAGGTGTCGTGTAGCACTGGGAGTAAACATGACGTGA